A single genomic interval of Brevibacillus brevis harbors:
- the cyoA gene encoding ubiquinol oxidase subunit II → MKTSKTVRCMSFLFMFILLFLTTGCADNYIVLDPKGPIGEQQKDLMILSTLLTLIVIVPVLILTFVIVWRYRDREGRKAKYTPNWEHSTKLEIIWWGIPIIIITLIGIVTVRYTYSLEPSKPLESEKKPITIQVTNLDWKWLFQYPEQGIATVNYVQFPEDTPVRFEVTSDAPMNSFWIPQLGGQIYAMSGMSMTLYLQADEQGEYMGSGANFTGKEFAKMFFTANATSQEDFDQWVNQVKNTSPALTLDGYKELTKQGTSDVRYFSAFPEGLYEMTVTKYAASHNHGLSTRVQPPARVKE, encoded by the coding sequence ATGAAGACGTCCAAGACAGTACGCTGTATGTCATTTTTGTTCATGTTCATCCTGCTGTTCTTGACGACCGGTTGCGCTGATAACTATATCGTGCTCGATCCGAAAGGACCCATTGGTGAACAGCAAAAGGACTTAATGATTTTATCCACGCTTTTAACGTTAATTGTGATTGTTCCTGTACTAATTCTTACTTTTGTCATTGTATGGCGATACCGTGACAGAGAAGGAAGAAAGGCGAAGTACACCCCTAATTGGGAACACAGTACGAAACTGGAAATCATTTGGTGGGGCATTCCCATCATCATTATTACGTTAATTGGGATCGTGACAGTTCGGTACACGTATTCGTTGGAGCCATCCAAGCCGTTGGAATCCGAGAAGAAACCGATCACGATTCAAGTGACGAATTTGGATTGGAAGTGGCTGTTCCAATATCCTGAGCAAGGCATTGCCACTGTGAACTACGTACAGTTCCCAGAGGATACGCCAGTACGCTTCGAAGTGACATCTGACGCCCCGATGAATTCATTCTGGATTCCACAGCTTGGCGGTCAGATTTATGCCATGTCCGGTATGTCTATGACGCTCTACCTGCAAGCAGATGAACAGGGTGAGTACATGGGATCTGGTGCGAACTTTACCGGAAAAGAATTTGCGAAGATGTTCTTTACAGCGAATGCGACTTCCCAAGAAGACTTTGATCAATGGGTGAATCAGGTGAAAAATACATCCCCTGCGCTAACGCTGGATGGTTACAAAGAGCTGACCAAACAAGGAACATCGGATGTGCGCTATTTCTCCGCTTTCCCTGAAGGATTGTACGAGATGACGGTGACCAAGTATGCTGCTTCACACAATCACGGCTTATCTACGAGAGTGCAGCCGCCAGCGCGGGTGAAAGAATAG
- the cyoD gene encoding cytochrome o ubiquinol oxidase subunit IV, with translation MSKQSVHGTTEQHGGHGSLKSYVIGFVLSLVLTIIPILALENGWLDSDKRLIIYLVAALFQFIVQLFFFMHLKEEDKPRYNLMSLLLGLFIVFLIVIGSIWIMMYNMVAL, from the coding sequence TTGAGCAAGCAATCTGTGCATGGCACGACAGAACAACACGGCGGTCATGGTTCCCTGAAATCGTATGTGATCGGTTTCGTCTTGTCGCTTGTATTAACGATCATTCCCATCTTGGCCCTAGAGAACGGCTGGTTGGATAGTGATAAACGACTCATCATCTATTTGGTAGCGGCTCTGTTCCAGTTTATTGTCCAGTTATTCTTCTTCATGCATCTGAAAGAAGAGGATAAACCACGTTACAACTTGATGTCGCTTTTACTCGGGTTGTTTATCGTATTCCTTATCGTGATCGGCTCCATCTGGATCATGATGTACAACATGGTCGCACTATAA
- the cyoC gene encoding cytochrome o ubiquinol oxidase subunit III yields MANVNAGHHDHHPDQEELRTFAFWIYLMTDVILFATLFATYIVLQGSTDGGPGPKELFQMNGIYASTFILLTSSFTSGLAILAMNKGNRLALMNWLGVTIFLGASFLFLEINEFIHMVSEGATIGTSAFLTAFYTLVGTHGLHVTLGIGWMIIVIMQIAKHGITPVTKRKVNIISLFWHFLDVVWIFVFTIVYVMGVN; encoded by the coding sequence ATGGCTAATGTGAATGCTGGACACCATGATCATCATCCAGACCAAGAGGAATTGCGCACATTTGCCTTTTGGATCTACCTCATGACGGATGTCATCTTGTTTGCTACCTTGTTTGCGACTTATATCGTACTGCAAGGTAGCACGGATGGTGGTCCAGGTCCAAAAGAGCTTTTTCAGATGAATGGTATTTACGCGAGTACGTTTATTTTGCTGACCAGTAGCTTCACGAGCGGTCTTGCGATTCTCGCTATGAACAAGGGGAATCGTCTTGCTCTGATGAACTGGCTGGGAGTTACCATATTTTTAGGAGCGTCCTTCCTGTTTCTGGAAATCAATGAGTTCATTCATATGGTTAGTGAAGGCGCAACGATTGGAACGAGTGCATTCCTGACTGCCTTTTACACATTGGTAGGAACACATGGATTACACGTGACGCTCGGTATTGGGTGGATGATCATCGTCATCATGCAAATCGCGAAGCACGGCATTACACCCGTAACGAAACGAAAAGTAAACATCATCAGCTTGTTCTGGCATTTCCTTGATGTTGTTTGGATTTTCGTCTTCACCATCGTGTATGTGATGGGGGTGAATTAA
- a CDS encoding carbon-nitrogen hydrolase family protein, with amino-acid sequence MSNPQQNVRVAVVQAASVIMDLEASTEKAVSLTLEAGEKGAKIVVFPEAFIPAYPRGLTFGTKVGSRSPEGRKDWFRYWDNSIVVPSEETDKLGEAARKAGVYLVIGVIERDSENSGGTLYCSVLFFGPDGELLGVHRKLKPTASERLIWGEGDGSTLPVFDTPYGKIGALICWENYMPLARGAMYAKGVQIYIAPTADARDAWQATIRHIALEGRCFVLSCNQYVTKDMYPTDLACYDDLASSPDEMSRGGSAIVGPLGDYIVEPVFGREEILYADLDIREIAYSQFDFDVVGHYSRPDVFTLLVNEEKKENVKWMK; translated from the coding sequence ATGTCTAATCCGCAACAAAACGTTCGAGTTGCTGTTGTTCAAGCTGCTTCTGTCATCATGGACCTTGAGGCAAGTACGGAAAAGGCGGTTTCACTGACACTGGAAGCAGGAGAAAAGGGAGCGAAAATCGTTGTTTTTCCTGAAGCTTTTATCCCTGCGTATCCGAGAGGCCTTACTTTCGGGACAAAAGTAGGCAGTCGTTCCCCTGAGGGGCGTAAAGACTGGTTTCGTTATTGGGACAATTCGATTGTCGTCCCGAGTGAAGAGACAGACAAGCTCGGGGAGGCAGCGCGCAAGGCGGGCGTGTATCTCGTCATTGGTGTGATTGAGAGAGACAGTGAAAATAGCGGTGGCACCCTATATTGTTCCGTCCTATTTTTCGGACCAGATGGTGAGTTGCTCGGCGTGCATCGCAAGCTGAAGCCGACTGCATCCGAACGGTTGATTTGGGGCGAAGGGGACGGAAGTACTTTGCCGGTATTCGATACTCCTTACGGTAAGATCGGGGCTCTGATTTGTTGGGAGAATTATATGCCGTTAGCACGAGGAGCAATGTATGCAAAAGGCGTTCAAATCTATATCGCACCAACAGCAGACGCGAGGGATGCATGGCAAGCTACGATCCGCCATATCGCATTGGAAGGCAGATGCTTCGTCTTATCGTGCAATCAGTACGTAACAAAAGATATGTATCCAACTGATTTGGCGTGCTACGACGATCTGGCTTCTTCGCCAGACGAGATGAGCAGAGGTGGAAGTGCGATTGTGGGGCCATTGGGTGACTATATCGTCGAGCCTGTTTTTGGTCGGGAGGAGATTCTCTACGCTGATCTGGACATTCGCGAAATCGCTTATAGCCAATTTGATTTTGATGTCGTTGGACATTATTCGCGACCCGATGTTTTTACGTTGTTGGTGAATGAAGAGAAAAAAGAGAATGTGAAGTGGATGAAGTAA
- a CDS encoding spore germination protein, with protein MIKKFRRKLSIHQIKQNQEPQETPLQEDLQANVTTIRSHFGFTSDLAVRTIWLGTNPSQQASLLFLKGMTNQDVMDRDIIRPLMNTVGDLNEGMIDHMMNAVLHVSMAWKENTLEKVLEQLARGYIVLFIHNQAQCIIIGAKSIGQRSVEEPSKEAVIRGPREGFIETIDTNLSLIRKRYHNPNLQIETYWIGTQSNTRVCLAYVRGIVKEELVDEVRKRLSVIKMDAILDSGYIEQWIEDEPFSIFPTIFNSEKPDILVAKILEGRVAILVDGSPVALMVPVTFQEFFQNPEDYYSRPFYASFLRLLRYAAFFVSAFLPSLYISFENFHKDLVPPTLLFSFINAREGVPFPLPIELLLMAIVYEWLREAGVRMPRPIGQAVSIVGALVIGEAAVSAGLVGAPTVIVIAASAITSFIFPAISDVVVILRFVSIFAASALGLYGNFLVFYLVTIYLCDLRSFGIPYLAPLAPLKLQDWKDFFIRLPLWFIKQSSGATPFPLKKQKGE; from the coding sequence GTGATCAAAAAGTTTCGGAGAAAGCTATCCATCCACCAAATCAAACAGAACCAGGAACCACAAGAAACTCCCCTACAGGAGGATCTTCAAGCAAATGTGACCACCATTCGGAGTCATTTTGGGTTCACGAGTGATCTAGCCGTCCGAACCATTTGGCTTGGGACAAATCCATCACAACAAGCATCTTTGCTGTTCCTAAAAGGTATGACGAATCAAGACGTAATGGATCGGGATATTATTAGACCCTTAATGAACACCGTTGGCGATCTCAACGAGGGCATGATTGATCATATGATGAATGCTGTTTTGCATGTCTCGATGGCGTGGAAGGAAAACACACTCGAAAAAGTACTCGAGCAGCTTGCACGCGGATATATCGTTCTTTTTATTCATAACCAAGCACAATGCATTATTATCGGAGCCAAATCAATCGGACAAAGAAGCGTAGAAGAGCCTTCTAAAGAAGCAGTCATTCGTGGGCCACGCGAAGGCTTTATTGAAACGATTGACACAAATCTCTCACTCATTCGCAAAAGATATCACAATCCCAATCTCCAAATTGAAACCTACTGGATTGGTACACAATCGAACACAAGAGTATGTCTCGCCTACGTCCGAGGAATTGTGAAGGAAGAATTGGTCGATGAGGTGAGAAAACGCCTATCTGTCATAAAAATGGATGCCATCTTGGACTCCGGCTATATCGAGCAATGGATCGAAGACGAACCGTTTTCTATTTTCCCAACCATTTTCAACAGTGAGAAACCGGACATCCTGGTAGCCAAGATTTTGGAGGGGCGTGTCGCTATTTTGGTGGACGGCAGTCCAGTGGCCCTCATGGTACCAGTCACGTTTCAAGAGTTTTTTCAAAACCCGGAGGATTATTATTCCCGCCCTTTCTACGCCAGCTTTTTGCGCTTGCTTCGCTATGCAGCATTTTTTGTCTCAGCATTTCTCCCGTCTCTTTATATATCTTTCGAAAATTTTCACAAGGATTTGGTTCCCCCGACATTGTTGTTCAGTTTTATCAATGCCAGAGAAGGGGTTCCGTTCCCTTTACCCATCGAGCTGCTTCTTATGGCGATCGTGTATGAATGGCTGCGTGAGGCTGGGGTCCGCATGCCTCGCCCCATCGGACAAGCTGTCAGCATCGTAGGAGCTTTAGTCATTGGTGAGGCCGCCGTTAGTGCGGGATTAGTTGGGGCGCCGACGGTTATTGTCATTGCCGCGTCAGCCATCACTTCGTTTATTTTCCCTGCCATTTCTGATGTGGTAGTCATTCTGCGATTTGTCTCAATATTTGCCGCCTCGGCGCTTGGATTGTACGGCAATTTTCTCGTCTTTTATCTGGTCACTATCTATTTGTGCGATCTCCGCTCGTTTGGGATACCTTATCTTGCTCCTTTAGCTCCTTTGAAACTGCAAGATTGGAAGGACTTCTTTATTCGCCTTCCACTTTGGTTTATCAAACAAAGCTCTGGTGCTACCCCTTTCCCACTGAAGAAGCAAAAGGGAGAATGA
- a CDS encoding SCO family protein produces MKKTAWLIMLSILMVLVTACGPARYDYNYPVNEFAYTDQEGKPFSSKDLDNKVWVANFVFTYCGTVCPTMTANMAELQKKAKETGVDVEFVSFSVDPERDTPEALKSYLGKFNADFSNWHALTGYGFDEIKTFILKSFKTPIEKDPNSDQIIHDTFLYLVDQKGTVVNRYEGMTDVPYNQIIEDIKLLQQ; encoded by the coding sequence ATGAAAAAAACAGCTTGGTTGATCATGCTCAGTATCCTGATGGTTTTGGTAACTGCGTGTGGTCCAGCAAGATATGATTACAACTATCCGGTTAATGAATTTGCTTATACGGATCAGGAAGGGAAGCCTTTTTCATCGAAAGACTTGGACAATAAGGTGTGGGTTGCTAACTTTGTCTTTACGTATTGTGGAACCGTTTGTCCGACGATGACAGCAAACATGGCTGAATTGCAGAAAAAAGCAAAAGAAACTGGCGTTGATGTGGAGTTTGTTTCCTTCTCGGTTGATCCAGAAAGAGATACGCCAGAGGCATTGAAGTCATATCTGGGCAAATTCAATGCTGACTTCTCCAATTGGCATGCATTGACTGGCTATGGATTTGATGAGATCAAAACGTTTATTCTCAAGTCATTCAAGACTCCAATAGAAAAGGACCCTAATTCCGATCAAATCATCCACGACACGTTTTTATACTTGGTCGATCAAAAGGGAACAGTGGTTAACCGTTACGAAGGAATGACGGACGTGCCTTACAATCAAATTATCGAGGATATTAAATTGTTGCAGCAGTAG
- a CDS encoding Ger(x)C family spore germination protein — translation MKTLTAVIGLLTVILGGCWNNIELTETRFVTAVGIDLNEEGRYVLTVNVMKPSSGKTDAGGAAEKSAIIQSTGYTMLDAARNMIEYSGYKLSYHQMQYVAIGTDAAKKDIIGPLDLFFRDQELSGRHWVIYVEGKAESLLHSKGNTNDIQPLQINEKMISNRSIGKYPPVRSLDLMRMMASKEKVGYLPISHPIQSKKESREAGAVIIKGGKAIASINETQVRGLLWTTGKIKSTIVIVPLKKQGQYASIEIVDSKTKIRPVLENNQLYIQVTVHPHGYIGSLNHAIPIDTETYKWLQTKINHVIRDEIHEAVAVAQKNKADIFGFHEYVHRAYPQVWKTWEEQWPARFSELDVKVNVQSKLLLNGLLAEQLGEK, via the coding sequence ATGAAGACGCTAACCGCTGTGATAGGCTTGCTGACTGTCATTTTAGGGGGATGCTGGAATAACATCGAGCTCACGGAGACAAGATTTGTCACGGCAGTAGGAATCGACTTGAACGAGGAAGGCCGCTATGTCCTTACTGTGAACGTCATGAAGCCAAGCAGTGGAAAAACGGATGCAGGAGGCGCTGCGGAAAAAAGCGCGATTATCCAATCGACAGGCTATACCATGTTAGATGCAGCCCGAAATATGATCGAGTACTCGGGGTACAAGCTTAGCTATCATCAAATGCAATACGTAGCGATTGGCACTGACGCAGCCAAAAAGGATATCATCGGTCCCCTTGATTTATTTTTTCGCGATCAGGAATTATCTGGGCGTCACTGGGTCATTTATGTCGAAGGAAAAGCGGAATCTCTCCTGCACTCAAAAGGAAATACGAACGACATCCAGCCGCTACAAATCAACGAAAAAATGATATCCAATCGATCCATTGGCAAATATCCACCCGTACGTTCACTCGACCTTATGCGCATGATGGCGAGTAAAGAGAAAGTAGGCTATCTGCCGATCAGTCATCCAATCCAATCGAAGAAAGAAAGCCGTGAAGCTGGAGCTGTCATTATCAAAGGCGGAAAAGCGATCGCTTCAATCAATGAGACACAGGTACGCGGATTACTGTGGACAACGGGGAAAATAAAAAGCACGATTGTCATCGTTCCACTCAAGAAGCAGGGACAATACGCATCGATCGAGATAGTGGATTCCAAAACAAAAATCCGCCCCGTTCTCGAAAATAATCAGTTATACATCCAGGTGACTGTCCATCCACACGGATATATCGGAAGTCTCAATCATGCCATTCCAATAGACACCGAGACGTATAAATGGTTGCAGACAAAAATCAATCATGTCATTAGGGATGAAATCCATGAGGCTGTAGCAGTAGCCCAAAAAAACAAGGCCGATATTTTTGGCTTTCATGAATATGTGCATCGGGCGTATCCACAAGTGTGGAAAACCTGGGAAGAACAATGGCCCGCTCGCTTTTCAGAACTAGACGTAAAAGTGAACGTCCAGAGCAAGCTCCTCTTAAATGGACTTCTGGCAGAGCAACTTGGCGAAAAATAA
- a CDS encoding cbb3-type cytochrome c oxidase subunit I yields MWESVKEFASEFFVTGDPLIYGADVSIVLSIIAIVSVLTYFKKWGWLWREWLTTVDHKKIGIMYILASVLMLFRGGVDALLMRAQLVMPEMQFLSGDHYNQIFTTHGVIMILFMAMPLMFGLFNVIVPLQLGARDVAFPFLNALSFWLFFSGAMLFNLSFVIGGSPDAGWLAYPPYSELAFNPGPGQDFYIWGIQISGIGSLMTGINFIVTILKVRAPGMTLMKMPMFSWSVLSSCIAIVFAFPILTVTLALLFIDRYLGGHFFTLDGGGNPMMYINLIWMWGHPEVYIIVLPAFGIFSEIVATFSRKKLFGYKSMVFAMIIISVLSFLVWAHHFFTMGSGADVNAFFAVTTMLIAIPTGVKVFNWLFTMFRGKITFETPMLWTVGIIPNFVIGGMTGVLLSVAPADFQYHNSYFLIAHFHQVIIAGVVFGFFAGLYYWWPKIFGFKLNERIGRWAFWLWNIGFYLCFMPQYALGLMGMTRRIYTYGWDKGWFEMNLVSTIGAVIMGAAFLVQIWDIAHSIKHMKRDTTGDPWNARTLEWSIPSPAPFYNFAVMPQVTSQDDWHERKLRIEQGLEKPAKVALEPIHMPKNSGIPIVMSMFWFFVGFGLIFDWLWMAVPGFIGVIACMVVHSFNYDTDYYVTVEEIKRTEAEAGRVIT; encoded by the coding sequence ATGTGGGAGAGTGTGAAAGAATTCGCCTCTGAATTTTTCGTAACAGGCGATCCACTTATTTACGGTGCGGACGTCAGCATTGTGCTCAGTATCATCGCAATCGTATCGGTGCTGACTTACTTTAAAAAATGGGGATGGCTCTGGCGCGAATGGCTGACAACTGTCGATCACAAGAAGATCGGTATCATGTACATTCTCGCTTCCGTTCTCATGCTGTTTCGAGGAGGGGTAGATGCTCTCCTGATGCGGGCGCAGCTCGTTATGCCTGAGATGCAGTTTTTGAGTGGGGATCACTACAATCAGATTTTTACAACGCATGGCGTCATTATGATTCTGTTTATGGCGATGCCGCTTATGTTTGGTTTGTTCAATGTCATCGTGCCGCTGCAACTCGGTGCACGTGACGTAGCTTTTCCGTTTCTGAATGCGCTCAGCTTCTGGCTGTTTTTCTCAGGGGCGATGCTGTTTAACTTGTCCTTCGTCATTGGGGGTTCGCCGGATGCAGGATGGCTGGCTTACCCGCCGTATTCGGAGCTAGCCTTTAACCCGGGACCAGGTCAGGATTTCTACATTTGGGGGATTCAGATCTCAGGTATTGGTAGTTTGATGACCGGGATTAACTTTATTGTGACGATCTTGAAAGTGCGTGCTCCTGGTATGACTTTGATGAAAATGCCGATGTTTTCCTGGTCGGTTTTGTCGAGTTGTATCGCGATTGTTTTCGCATTCCCAATCTTGACGGTTACATTGGCACTGCTGTTTATCGACCGCTATTTGGGTGGGCACTTCTTCACCTTGGATGGCGGCGGTAATCCGATGATGTACATTAACTTGATTTGGATGTGGGGTCACCCGGAAGTTTACATTATCGTTTTGCCAGCGTTCGGGATTTTCTCCGAGATCGTTGCGACGTTCTCACGGAAAAAGCTGTTTGGTTACAAATCCATGGTATTCGCCATGATCATCATTAGCGTTCTTTCGTTCCTCGTATGGGCGCACCATTTCTTCACAATGGGCTCCGGTGCGGACGTCAATGCCTTCTTCGCGGTTACGACGATGTTGATTGCGATTCCGACGGGTGTGAAAGTGTTTAACTGGCTGTTTACGATGTTCCGAGGAAAAATTACGTTCGAAACACCGATGCTGTGGACGGTTGGGATTATCCCGAACTTCGTCATCGGTGGGATGACGGGTGTCCTTCTGTCCGTGGCACCTGCTGACTTCCAGTATCACAACAGCTACTTCCTCATTGCACACTTCCACCAAGTGATCATTGCGGGTGTCGTGTTTGGCTTCTTCGCGGGCTTGTACTACTGGTGGCCGAAGATTTTTGGCTTCAAGCTGAATGAGCGTATTGGCCGTTGGGCTTTCTGGCTGTGGAACATCGGGTTCTACCTGTGCTTCATGCCGCAATACGCATTGGGCTTGATGGGTATGACACGTCGTATTTACACGTACGGCTGGGACAAGGGCTGGTTCGAAATGAACCTGGTATCGACGATTGGTGCCGTAATCATGGGAGCTGCATTCCTTGTCCAAATTTGGGACATTGCACACAGTATCAAGCACATGAAGAGAGATACAACAGGAGACCCATGGAATGCTCGTACACTGGAGTGGTCGATTCCTTCTCCAGCTCCGTTCTATAACTTTGCCGTAATGCCGCAGGTAACGTCTCAAGATGATTGGCATGAAAGAAAGCTGCGCATCGAGCAAGGCTTGGAAAAGCCAGCGAAAGTAGCGCTGGAACCGATTCATATGCCGAAAAACTCCGGTATTCCGATCGTGATGTCTATGTTCTGGTTCTTCGTCGGATTCGGTTTGATTTTCGACTGGCTATGGATGGCTGTACCAGGATTTATCGGTGTAATTGCGTGTATGGTTGTTCACTCGTTTAACTACGACACGGACTATTATGTCACGGTGGAAGAGATTAAACGTACAGAGGCAGAAGCAGGGAGGGTGATTACGTAA
- a CDS encoding c-type cytochrome: MKAIKYLMIGSLFLVATACSNDATEEQTEVADAEKSAMKLYKNNCMSCHGNDLSGRVGPGLQQVGSKMTEENLVEIITVGANGMPGYEKVLSAEEIGQLAKWLSEKKK, from the coding sequence GTGAAAGCCATTAAGTATCTCATGATTGGTTCCCTGTTCTTGGTTGCAACTGCATGCAGCAATGACGCAACAGAAGAGCAAACAGAAGTTGCAGATGCAGAGAAAAGTGCGATGAAGCTATACAAAAATAATTGCATGAGCTGCCACGGTAACGATTTATCCGGTAGGGTGGGTCCAGGCTTGCAGCAAGTTGGCTCGAAAATGACGGAGGAAAACCTCGTTGAAATAATTACGGTCGGCGCAAATGGCATGCCTGGTTATGAAAAAGTGCTCAGCGCCGAAGAAATCGGCCAGTTAGCGAAGTGGCTCTCTGAGAAAAAGAAATAG
- a CDS encoding GerAB/ArcD/ProY family transporter: MGWLDVRTISRFQWVSIQALSLPIMGHVFLIEPLIHTAGRDGWISALISIPSGIVFVLLLSILRRKLQSNSLLTGTEEKAGRATSVILCVILLAYFLFASATTMRGLEEFVKITFLPETPLWAIGTSFMLLIWFSLQRNIESIARIAVIFFLLTMITGPLVGLTLMQEKDYARILPILDHGWGPALEGSLYYVALWGELILVLLLQTKWVGVRHDFNGFSFLILFNVFLGASMLMSAIAVFGLPLSEKLDWPVQNTVRQIKMGFISRGDIYGLYTMTAGCFIRVAVFLYAICECLAFLLSTTYKKLSVPVCLVTLFLSLLLFSNHQQLLQANHSYYRYGYVLLLLPIFLLILFRIKGGKTLENP, translated from the coding sequence GTGGGATGGTTGGACGTCCGCACGATTTCAAGATTTCAGTGGGTCTCAATCCAAGCATTAAGTCTCCCCATAATGGGACACGTCTTCTTAATCGAACCACTGATTCATACCGCTGGCAGAGACGGCTGGATATCTGCTTTGATCAGCATTCCCTCAGGTATTGTATTCGTTCTGCTGTTGAGCATTCTGCGAAGGAAGCTTCAAAGCAACTCGTTGCTGACAGGAACTGAAGAAAAAGCCGGTAGAGCAACATCTGTCATTTTGTGTGTAATCTTACTCGCTTATTTTCTGTTTGCTTCCGCTACGACGATGCGCGGTCTGGAGGAGTTCGTCAAAATAACCTTTTTGCCGGAGACGCCTCTCTGGGCTATCGGAACGAGCTTCATGCTTCTCATTTGGTTCAGTCTCCAAAGAAACATCGAATCCATCGCTAGAATAGCCGTTATCTTTTTTTTGTTGACGATGATCACAGGACCGCTAGTTGGATTGACACTCATGCAAGAAAAGGATTACGCCCGTATTTTGCCGATCCTCGACCATGGGTGGGGACCTGCTCTGGAGGGCTCGCTTTACTATGTTGCGTTGTGGGGGGAATTGATCTTAGTCCTCCTGCTTCAGACAAAATGGGTCGGAGTGCGTCATGACTTCAATGGCTTCTCCTTTCTTATTTTATTCAACGTCTTTTTGGGCGCATCGATGCTGATGAGTGCCATTGCTGTATTTGGGCTGCCCCTCTCGGAAAAATTGGACTGGCCCGTGCAAAATACAGTCAGACAAATAAAAATGGGCTTTATAAGCCGCGGAGACATTTATGGCTTATATACGATGACAGCAGGATGTTTCATCCGGGTAGCGGTATTTTTATATGCCATCTGTGAATGTCTTGCCTTTCTTCTTTCCACCACTTATAAAAAACTGAGCGTACCTGTCTGTTTGGTTACACTTTTCCTGTCTTTACTCTTGTTTTCCAATCATCAACAACTCTTGCAGGCCAATCACTCCTATTACAGGTATGGATACGTGCTTCTGTTGCTGCCGATTTTTTTGCTGATTCTCTTCCGGATCAAAGGGGGAAAAACGCTAGAGAACCCTTGA